The DNA sequence GGTAATAATCCTCGGGGTCCTCGTCATCGCAGAAAACGTGGACTTCGTTCACCCGGCCGAAGAGGTTGTGCATGTCGCCCATGATGTCCTGGTAGCCGCCGAGTAGGAACATGCCGATGAAATAAGGTTGTCCTTCCTTCAACGGATGCAGGGAAAGGGTGTCCTTGACGTCGACGACGTCGATGAAGCGGTCAATCTCGCCGTCGCTGTCGCAGGTGATATCGACGATGGTGGTTTCGCGGGTCGGCGATTCGTCCAAGCGATGGACCGGGACGATGGGGAAAAGCTGGTCGAAGGCCCAGTGGTCCGGCGCCGTCTGGAAGAGGCTGAAATTGGCCAGGTACTGGTCGGCGAGCTGGTCCTTGAGCTTGGCGGTGTCCTCCGGCGGATGCTTGAGCTTCTCCTGGATTCGGATGATGTCGCGGCAGAGCTTCCAGTGCAGGGTCTCGATCTTGGCCCGGGCCTCGAGGTCGAGGAGGCCCAAGGCGAACATCTGGAGCGCCTCTTCCTTCTTGGCCGTCGCGTCGTGATAAGTCGCGAGGAAATTCTTCCGGTTCACGCCGGTGACGATCTCGCGCATTTCCTGGACCACCTGAACTTCATCGTGGCCGTTGGGCAGGACCGGATTGCTGCCGATCTCGATGTTCCCGAAAACCGACATGATGATGCAGGAGTGATGGGCGACGATGGCCCGGCCCGATTCGCTGGTGATGTTGGGCTCGGGGATTTCCTCTTCTTGGCAGATCTGCTGGAGGTTGTAGACGACGTCGCCGACGTATTCTTCCAGCGTGTAGTTCATCGAGGAGTCGCCGGTGGTTTGGGAACCGTCGTAATCGACGCCCAGACCGCCGCCGACGTCGAAGTATTCGATCTTGAAGCCGAGCTTGCAGAGCTTGGCGAAGATCCGGGCGCCCTCGCGGACCGATTCCTTGACGGTGCGGATGTCGGTGATCTGGCTGCCGACGTGGAAGTGGAAGAGCTTGAGGCAATGCTCCATCTTGGCTTCCTTGAGGATGTGCACCGCCTGCATGATCTCGGGGATGGTGAGGCCGAACTTGGCGAAATCGCCGCCGCTGTGCTCCCAGCGTCCCTTGCCCTTGGTGGTCAGCTTGGCCCGAAGGCCGATGTAGGGTTCGATTTGCATCTCCTGGGCCAGCTTGAGCAGCTGGGGCAGCTCTGAAATCTTTTCGATGACGACGATGACCTTGCGGTCAAGCTTGCGGCCAATCAAGGCCAGGCGCATGTAGGGCTCGTCCTTGTAGCCGTTGCAGATGGTCAGGGCCTGGAGGTCCTGGTTCAGGGCCAGGACGGTGAGCAGCTCGCCCTTGCTGCCGGCCTCGAGGCCGTAATGGTAGGGGGCGCCGGCATCGAGGATCTCCTCGACCACCTCCCGCATTTGATTCACCTTGATCGGATAGACGCCGAAGTATTGGCCCCTGTAACCCGATTCCTGGATGAGGCGGCGGAAGGTCTCGTTGAGCGTCACCACCCGCGAGCGCAGGATGTCCTGGAAGCGGATGATGCAGGGGAAGCCCAGCTTCTTCTCTTGGATGTCGTCGACGACGTCCATGATGTCGATGCTCGGTCCCTCGCGGCCGTAGGGCAGGACCGAGAGGTGGCCCTTCTCGTTGATCCCGAAATAGCCCGAGCCCCATTTCTCGATATTGTAGTGCTCGAGGGCCTTGGCGATGGTCCAGTCGTTGTTGGAGTTTTTCTCTTGAGTCATGCTTGAATCGGCGCTCCTATACCGAATCGAAAACAGATTCAAAATAAAATCGTGGCCTCAGGGCCTTAAGGAGGAAGCCTTGGCGAAGACCGGCCCCAAAATCGAAGAAATTCTTAGACAGGTTTTCAAACCGGAGCACCTCGAGGTGGAGGACGATAGCGCCAAGCATGCCGGCCACGCCGGCGCCCGCCAAGGCGGTGGACACTACAAGGTGACGCTGGTGGCGGCGGCCTTCGACGGCAAAAGTTTGGTCGAACAGCACCGGCTGGTCAACTCGGCTTTGCGGGATTTGTTCGGAAGCGAGATCCACGCGCTGGCGCTTCAAACCTATGACCCCGCAACCTGGCAAAAACGCCTTCCCCCCTTTGGAAAAGGGGGGTCAGGGGGGATTTAAAACCGTGGCATATTGGGGTATTTTTAAGCGGCCTTAAGCGCCGCCCGCCCGACGCGGTGATACCAGTCCCGGACTCGGGCATTCTGCTCGATCCAGGCGAAGGCCGGCAGGCTTTCGATACTCTTCAAGATGCCGAAAACCGCCAAATCGGCGCCGTTGGGCGCATCGCCGCCAAGGTAGTCTTGGCCGCCCAAGGCCTGGGCCCAGTCCTCGAGGCATTTTTTGAGATGGGCCTCGGGATCGGCGATTCCCT is a window from the bacterium genome containing:
- a CDS encoding BolA family protein, with translation MAKTGPKIEEILRQVFKPEHLEVEDDSAKHAGHAGARQGGGHYKVTLVAAAFDGKSLVEQHRLVNSALRDLFGSEIHALALQTYDPATWQKRLPPFGKGGSGGI
- the speA gene encoding biosynthetic arginine decarboxylase, with the translated sequence MTQEKNSNNDWTIAKALEHYNIEKWGSGYFGINEKGHLSVLPYGREGPSIDIMDVVDDIQEKKLGFPCIIRFQDILRSRVVTLNETFRRLIQESGYRGQYFGVYPIKVNQMREVVEEILDAGAPYHYGLEAGSKGELLTVLALNQDLQALTICNGYKDEPYMRLALIGRKLDRKVIVVIEKISELPQLLKLAQEMQIEPYIGLRAKLTTKGKGRWEHSGGDFAKFGLTIPEIMQAVHILKEAKMEHCLKLFHFHVGSQITDIRTVKESVREGARIFAKLCKLGFKIEYFDVGGGLGVDYDGSQTTGDSSMNYTLEEYVGDVVYNLQQICQEEEIPEPNITSESGRAIVAHHSCIIMSVFGNIEIGSNPVLPNGHDEVQVVQEMREIVTGVNRKNFLATYHDATAKKEEALQMFALGLLDLEARAKIETLHWKLCRDIIRIQEKLKHPPEDTAKLKDQLADQYLANFSLFQTAPDHWAFDQLFPIVPVHRLDESPTRETTIVDITCDSDGEIDRFIDVVDVKDTLSLHPLKEGQPYFIGMFLLGGYQDIMGDMHNLFGRVNEVHVFCDDEDPEDYY